The Parabacteroides sp. AD58 genome includes a window with the following:
- a CDS encoding uracil-DNA glycosylase family protein: MDIIEKVIAIRDSLPQESSNLIDYSLAPIPPFCGKKTIKLIILGQDPTIRNIKQRSKIQYALNLDNNKSPLRKYIEKICAGLDLSLDNIYATNIYKYFYTFPPADNLDVLKRHLEPNLKLLESELSDFEECPIITLGEPVLKLLTNSNEKVHDYWNYNDCGFHYNSPIQNILHRPIFPFPHQPSIRKEFYNGNFLRYLDYMKKILNDLIPA; encoded by the coding sequence ATGGATATTATAGAAAAAGTTATAGCTATACGTGATAGTTTACCTCAAGAATCATCAAATTTGATTGATTATTCACTCGCTCCGATTCCACCCTTCTGCGGTAAGAAAACAATTAAGCTGATTATTCTTGGGCAAGATCCTACAATCAGAAATATAAAACAACGTAGTAAAATTCAGTATGCACTCAATCTCGATAATAATAAAAGTCCATTAAGAAAATATATTGAAAAAATTTGTGCTGGACTTGATTTGTCTTTAGACAATATATATGCTACGAATATTTATAAATACTTCTATACATTTCCACCCGCAGATAATCTGGATGTATTAAAGCGTCATTTGGAACCTAATCTTAAATTATTAGAATCTGAATTATCTGACTTTGAAGAATGTCCAATAATAACACTTGGAGAGCCTGTTCTAAAGCTTCTTACTAACTCAAATGAAAAAGTTCATGACTATTGGAATTATAACGACTGTGGATTTCATTATAATTCCCCCATTCAGAATATCCTACATCGTCCTATTTTCCCATTTCCACACCAACCAAGCATACGTAAAGAATTCTATAACGGAAATTTTCTCAGGTATTTAGATTACATGAAAAAGATTCTTAACGATTTAATCCCCGCCTAA